In Silene latifolia isolate original U9 population chromosome 3, ASM4854445v1, whole genome shotgun sequence, a single window of DNA contains:
- the LOC141649198 gene encoding putative mitochondrial protein AtMg00310 gives MSLFAFSDGTIEELHSAVARFWWGSTDTHRKIHWMRWDKLCEPKEMGGMGFRDLRVFNQTLLAKQVWRLLINPSSLAARVLKARYFRHDSVLDARLGYDPSYTWRSLWGAKALLREGLKWRVGDGHQINVWQDAWLPGENASRVPTPIGDVNLNMKVEELIDHAEMRWREDVVRGIMRDEDVEEVLSLTLSKRRPCDMLYWWPNNKGYYSVKSGYKLGKGVYNAHGDQLWRKLWTLKIPPKLAHFTWRASMDVLPVRENLF, from the coding sequence ATGAGTCTATTTGCTTTTTCGGATGGTACCATAGAGGAATTACATTCGGCTGTTGCTAGATTTTGGTGGGGTTCTACTGATACTCACAGAAAGATTCATTGGATGCGATGGGATAAACTTTGTGAGCCAAAGGAGATGGGAGGTATGGGCTTCCGAGACCTGCGTGTCTTTAACCAAACCCTCTTAGCAAAGCAGGTCTGGAGATTGTTGATTAACCCGAGTTCCCTGGCGGCGAGAGTATTAAAAGCTAGGTACTTTAGGCATGACTCGGTCTTAGACGCCAGATTGGGCTATGACCCTAGCTACACGTGGAGAAGCTTATGGGGGGCTAAAGCACTTCTACGTGAAGGGCTTAAATGGCGAGTGGGAGACGGTCATCAAATAAATGTATGGCAAGATGCTTGGCTCCCGGGAGAGAATGCTAGTCGGGTCCCAACACCCATTGGAGATGTCAACCTGAACATGAAAGTGGAGGAGCTCATTGACCATGCTGAAATGAGATGGCGTGAAGATGTGGTGAGGGGGATTATGCGAGATGAAGACGTTGAGGAGGTACTTTCACTCACACTCAGTAAACGTCGTCCTTGTGATATGCTGTATTGGTGGCCAAATAATAAGGGTTATTATTCTGTTAAGTCTGGATATAAGCTTGGCAAAGGAGTATACAACGCTCATGGCGATCAATTATGGCGTAAATTATGGACACTAAAAATTCCGCCAAAGCTGGCGCATTTCACGTGGAGAGCTAGTATGGATGTGCTTCCTGTTCGGGAAAATCTGTTTTGA